TTTTTCCACCGTGCGCCTGAGCTCCGCCGCCCTCGCAGTCAGCGCTGCGATGGCGCTTTCCGCGTGCTCAACCCAGCGAGCCCCTGAGCCAACCGCAACGCCTACCACTCCCGTGACCTCATCGTCGGCAGAGGAAACGACGTCGAGCCGGGCGTCGTCAAGCGAAAGCGCAACGACGACGCAGGCCGAGGAAGAAGCGGCCGTGGAGTTGGTCGCGGAACGCTTTTCGACGCTCGCCCCGCCCGAGTTTTTCGAGCAGCTTGATACGTGCGTCGCTGTCGACGTGGAGAGCTCCTTCGACTGCTCGGGCGCCGATATCGGCCAGTTCCAATTCTTCGACTCGGACTCGAAGGCGGCCTCGACGACGCAGCTTCTCACCGAGCTGCGCAGCTCGCGCATTGTGGAGGACACCGGCGAACGCGTCGTCGGCTGGTCGACGCTGGGCACCTCGGCGATTATCACCGTGGTGGACAACTCCAAGGGGCAGGTGATGCAGCAGCTCGTCTCGTCCGACCGGGAGGACCCGCGCGAGCGCATCATCAAGCTGGGCCTTGTCGACGAGGACAGCGCGGCTGCGGCCGAAACCGAGACGGCGCAAGAGACTGAGCAGAGCGAGCCTGCCAGCTAGCTACAGGTGTGAACGTCGCGGCCCTCGTTGAAGTCGGCCATGGCACGCACGGCGTCGTCAAGCGTGGCGACGCTCGCAACGACCATATCCCCGGAATTTACCCGCGATGCCTCTGCGCAGTTGCCCTCGGGCGCGAGGAACAGCTCCGCCCCCGTATCGCGCGCGGCGCGGATCTTGTGGGTGATGCCGCCGATCGGGCCGACCTCGCCGTCCTCGCTAATCGTGCCGGTGCCGGCCACAAAGTTGCCGCCGTTGAGCGCGCCAGGCGAAAGCTTGTCTATCACCGCGAGAGAGAACATCATGCCCGCGCTCGGGCCGCCGACGTCGTTGAGGTTGTACTCCACCGAGATCCCGCCCGCGGGCTCCGACGTCATCAGGATGCCGAGCTGGGCCGCGCCCGGTGACTGCGGGTTCTCCCCGAGCTCAACCTCCACATCGCGGGTTTGGCCCTCGCGCGCGATAGTCAGCGTGATCGTCCCCCCCGGCGCGTGGGCAAGCACTGCATCCTGGACCTCGCCCGGCTCCGAGACCTCCACCCCGTCGACCGCGGTGATCACGTCGCCCGCAGCAAGGATGTCCTGAGCTGCGGAATCGTCGACAACGTCGTGGACCACCACGGTGGTGGGCTTGCCCAGGTAGTTCATCGCCGCCACGGTCGCCGCGGCCTCGGAACCGACGAACGCCGCTTCGTTGAACTTCTGAAAGTCCTCCTCGGACACGTCCGGCGGAACGACCTGCTGCAAAGGCACCAGCGTGTCCTGGGAGCCGATCCACCTGGCCAGCGCTTGGGCGAGCGTCATGTTCGTGCGCACGGCGACCGTGGTCATGTTCAGATTTCCGGAGGTCTTGTCCGTCTCGGTGCCCTCGATGTCGACCACGGGGGTGCCGTCGATCTCGGCCAGGGTGTTGAACGTCGGCCCCGGCCCCTGGGCCGCGTAGGGCACCGTCAGCGACACGTCAGTGAAGGGAATGTGGTCCACCGACAGTGTTACTGCGAGCAGGCCCACGGGCAGGGCACCCCACACGATGGTGGACCAGCGCCGCTGCCTCAAAGCCGTCGTCTCCGTCACGGGGCAACATCTTATCCGCCGCCGCCCCGGCGGCCCTATTCGCGTTCGCTGTCAGCGTCCGCTAGGCCATCGCGTGCGTTCGGCGCGGCTAGTAGTGTGGTCGTATGAGCAACGGATTCGGTTTCTCCTTCCCCAACAACGACCCCAACGATCGCGACAAGGGCAACGGCGAGAACAACGACGGCACCGGCAAGGGCGGCGAGAACCCCTTCGCCGCCTTCGGATTCGGCGCGCAACCAGGCCAGGGAGGCAACTTGGGCGACATCCTCAACCAGTTCGGCCAGATGCTTTCCGGCATGGGCACGAGCTTCAACGAGCGCTCCGGCGGCGACGCCGTGAACTTCGAGCTGGCGCTGCGCATGGCGCGCCAGCGTATTGGCTCGTCGCCGGCCGTGTCCTCGGCCGACACCACTGCGGTCACCGAATCCCTGCGCCTGGCGGATCTGTGGATCGATAACGCCACCACGCTGCCCGCCTCCTCCGCCCAGCCCGCGGCATGGAACGCGGAAGACTGGCTCTCCAACACGATGCCCATGTGGAAGCGGATGGTGAACCCGGTCGCCGAGAACATGAATCGGGCGCAGATGGAGTCGATGCCCGAGCAGGCCCGCGAGATGATGGGCCCGATGGCGGGGATGATGAACTCCATGAACGCGATGAACTTCGGCATGAAGCTCGGCCACGCCCTCGGCGACCTCGCCCAGCAGGCGCTGACCGGCACCGACTTCGGTTTGCCGGTCGCTCCCCGCAACATCGCGGCGATCCTGCCGAAGAACGTCTCGGCCATCTCCGACGACCTCGGCGTGCCGGGTCAGGAGGTGCTGGTCTATATCGCCGCGCGCGAGGCCGCCCGCCAGCGCCTGTTCACCCACGTGCCCTGGCTGGTCGAACGCCTCGTGTCCTCTGTGGAGGAGTACGCCGCCGGCCTGGTCATCGATACCTCCCACATCGAGGAGATCGCGCGCAACCTCGACCTCGAGTCGGGCGACCCGCAGCAGCTGCAGGAAAAGCTCGGCGAGCTCCAGGGCATGGACCTCACCCCGCGGGTCAGTTCTCGCAACGAGTTGGCCACCTCCCGCCTGGAAACGCTGCTGGCGCTGGTGGAGGGCTGGATCGACGTCGTTGTCACCGAAGCGCTCGCGGATCGTATCCCGTCCACGCCGCAGCTCGCCGAGGCGTGGGCGCGCCGCCGCGCCACCGGAGGGTCTGCCGAGCAGGCCTTCGCCAACATCGTCGGCATCGAGCTGTCCGCCCCCAAGGTGCGCGAAGCCGCCGAGCTGTGGCGCCGCGCTAACACCGCGGTTGGCATGGAGCGCCGCGACAAGGTTTGGGACCACCCCGACTTCCTCCCCACCGCCGAGCACATCGACAACCCCGCGGCGTTCATTGACACCCTGCTTGACGACGCCCCCGACACCGACTTCGACGCCGAAGTAGCCAAGCTCGAAGAAGAGCTGCGCAACCAGGGCGACAACCGCGACGACGACTAGGCCGCGCTAGGAGCCGAAGCGCTGGTAAGCCTCGAGGTAGCCCTTCGCCCGCTCAGCAAGCGGGGCCCGGTCCGCCAGCTCCCAGAACTGCGCCGAGTGCTCCGCGACGATCGTGTGCGCCAGCTCGTGCACGATCACCGCGTCGAGGACGTAGTCGGGCACATGCTTGAGACGATCGCTGATGCGGATCTCGCCCGTGGCGACGGTGCACGAGCCCCAGCGGAAGTTCTGCCTGGGTGACCAGCGGATCGTCGTGACGCGAGCGCGAGATGCCAAGACCTCCTTATTGAGTCGCTGCGCACGCTGCAGAAGCTCCTCGTCCGAGCTGACCGACGCCATGGCCTTGCGCTCGAGCCGGCCCAGCATCTCCTCAACCGCCTCGCGCTCCTGACGGGCCGTGAACGTGGCTGGGATGCGCACCTCAACCACCGATCCGTTGAGGCGGGCCTGCACAGTGCGCCTGCGCCGCGGCGAACGAATCACGCGCACCTGTTCTGTCGACCACATGAAAAGTGATTCTATCTGTGCTGCAATAGTTCTCGTGCAGCTAACCGCGACCACGCCCATTCGCCTCGCACCCGGCGTGCGCGTGCTCGTGCGTGGGCGCAGCGTGCTGCAGTTCGGGCTCGACGCGACCCGCTGCGGCGTCATCGACACCTCTCTCGCCGAGCACCTCCAGCCCGTGCTCGAGCGCCTGAGTGCACCGGCGCCGCTGGGCGAGGTGCTCGACGCCCTTGCCCAGGCCGGGATGGTGCCCGCGGCAGCGCGCAACCTCATCGACGAGCTCGTGGCCTACCGCGTCATCGTCGCCGAACACCCCCTCGCCGTACTCCTCATCGGCTCAAGCCCGCTTGCCGACGCCCTGTCCACGCTCCTGCGAGCCTCCGGCATCACCGTGCGCTCGCCGCTGGCCTCCGAGCCGCTGAGCCGGGCGCTGGCGTCTGCCGATCCGAGCACGCCGGCGGCCTTCGTCGACCAGCTGCCCCACGCGCGCGACATCGCCCGCCTGGTGCGCCACCGCAGCGGGGCGTCGCTGCCCGTCTCGACCGTCGACGCTCGCGTGTTCATCGGCCCGCTCGGCGTCGGGCGCGCCGGGCCGTGCCTGTACTGCGCGCACCTCTACCACGCCCAGCGCGATGCGCAGTGGGAACACCTCGTCGACACGCTCGCGGCAGCACCCGCGCAACCCGACGCTGTGACGACCGCGGCTGGGGCAGTCGCCGCCGCCACCGTGCTGCGCCGACTCGCCGGGGTGCCCGACCCACCCGGGGTCTCCGCCAAAGCGCCGGCGCGGGGTGAGATGCTCATCGCCGACCCCTTCGGGCCGGTGCCGCTCGTGCGCTCGGCACACGGGCCGCACCCGCGCTGCCCCGTGTGCTACTAGGGCCTAAAGGAACTGGTTCAGCGTCTCCAGAACCCCGTGGCCGAACTTTTCCACCTTGACCGGGCCGACACCCGAAATGTCCAGCAGTTCCGCCTCTGTTGACGGCATGGCTTCCGCAATAGCCAGCAAGGTAGCGTCGGAAAACACCATGTAGGCCGGGTGTCCCGCCTCCCGGGCGACATCGAGGCGCCACGCCTTGAGCGCGAAAAACGCGTCCTCATTGTACTCCGGCTCGCAGTCCGCGTGGCGGCCCAACGTCTTTTCCGCCGGGGTGTCCAGCGGGTTGCCGCACACCCGGCACGCGCGGGAGCGCTTCAACCTGTCGGGGGATTTCTCCACGTCGAGCTCGGGAGCGATGCCGTCGAGGAAGCGAGTGCGGCTGCGCGATTTCCGCCCGCCCTCTTGGCGAGCCAGGGACCATGACATATGCAGGTGCTCCCGGGCGCGGGTGATGCCGACGTAGAACAGGCGGCGCTCCTCCTCCACTTGGGCGTCGCCCGCCTTGATCGCGTGCGAGATGGGCAGGGTGTTTTCCACCAGCCCCACCAAAAACACCGCGTCCCACTCCAGGCCCTTCGCGGCATGCAGGCTGGCCAGGGTGACACCATCGACGCTTGGCGGTTGCTTCGCGTCGGCGCGCTGACGCAGGGAGCGCAGCACGTCGGTCAGCGTCGATGCCTCCTGGGTGTTCACGATCTCCTCGATCAGGTCCACCAGGGCGCTTAACGTTTGCCAGCGCTCGCGCGCCTGCGCACCCTCCGGTTCCTGCGCCGAGAGCCCCAGCGGCGCGAACGCAGCGCGCGCGACGGCCACCGGGTCGTCCGGCAGGTCGTCGCGACGCGCTGCGGCGACCAGGGTGTTTATCGCCTCGCGGATCTCCGCGCGGTGGAAGAACCCCTCACCGCCGCGCACCTGGTAGACGATACCGGCGTCCGCCAGCGCCGCTTCAAACGCCGCGGACTGGGCGTTGATGCGGTAGAGCACGGCGATCTCGCGGGCGGCCACGCCGGCGTCGAGAAGCGAGCGGATCGCCCGGGCCACCTCGCGCGCTTCGGTCGGCTCGTCGTCGTGCGCGGCGAAGGTTGGAGCGGGGCCGGGCGGGCGCATGCCCTCGAGCTCGAGGCGGGTGCCCGCGGCGCGGCCCGTCGCGCGCGAAATCACCGTGTTCGCCAGGTCCGTGACCTGCGGCGTCGAGCGGTAGTCGCGCTGTAGTTTCACCACCGTGGCGTGCTGGTAGGTGCGCGAGAAGTTCAGCAGGTAATCCGGGGTCGCGCCGGTGAACGAGTAAATCGTCTGGTTCGCGTCCCCGACC
Above is a window of Corynebacterium sanguinis DNA encoding:
- a CDS encoding zinc-dependent metalloprotease, encoding MSNGFGFSFPNNDPNDRDKGNGENNDGTGKGGENPFAAFGFGAQPGQGGNLGDILNQFGQMLSGMGTSFNERSGGDAVNFELALRMARQRIGSSPAVSSADTTAVTESLRLADLWIDNATTLPASSAQPAAWNAEDWLSNTMPMWKRMVNPVAENMNRAQMESMPEQAREMMGPMAGMMNSMNAMNFGMKLGHALGDLAQQALTGTDFGLPVAPRNIAAILPKNVSAISDDLGVPGQEVLVYIAAREAARQRLFTHVPWLVERLVSSVEEYAAGLVIDTSHIEEIARNLDLESGDPQQLQEKLGELQGMDLTPRVSSRNELATSRLETLLALVEGWIDVVVTEALADRIPSTPQLAEAWARRRATGGSAEQAFANIVGIELSAPKVREAAELWRRANTAVGMERRDKVWDHPDFLPTAEHIDNPAAFIDTLLDDAPDTDFDAEVAKLEEELRNQGDNRDDD
- a CDS encoding ATP-dependent DNA helicase UvrD2 is translated as MAIDLSLLDDDQRVAATAPRGPVCILAGAGTGKTRTITYRIAHLIDQSVVSPQKVLAVTFTQRAAGEMRDRLRVLGIGGVQARTFHSAALRQLRYFWPQIAGDLPWRLLDNKFPLVGRAARAAGLDSGKEMVRDLLSEIEWAKASVIGADDYAEKVAATKRTLPADPAKVAHVYRLYEEAKTSPEGMLLDFDDLLLHVAGALENAPAVAEEFRMQYQTFVVDEYQDVTPLQQRVLEGWLGQRDDLTVVGDANQTIYSFTGATPDYLLNFSRTYQHATVVKLQRDYRSTPQVTDLANTVISRATGRAAGTRLELEGMRPPGPAPTFAAHDDEPTEAREVARAIRSLLDAGVAAREIAVLYRINAQSAAFEAALADAGIVYQVRGGEGFFHRAEIREAINTLVAAARRDDLPDDPVAVARAAFAPLGLSAQEPEGAQARERWQTLSALVDLIEEIVNTQEASTLTDVLRSLRQRADAKQPPSVDGVTLASLHAAKGLEWDAVFLVGLVENTLPISHAIKAGDAQVEEERRLFYVGITRAREHLHMSWSLARQEGGRKSRSRTRFLDGIAPELDVEKSPDRLKRSRACRVCGNPLDTPAEKTLGRHADCEPEYNEDAFFALKAWRLDVAREAGHPAYMVFSDATLLAIAEAMPSTEAELLDISGVGPVKVEKFGHGVLETLNQFL
- a CDS encoding YlbL family protein, producing the protein MTETTALRQRRWSTIVWGALPVGLLAVTLSVDHIPFTDVSLTVPYAAQGPGPTFNTLAEIDGTPVVDIEGTETDKTSGNLNMTTVAVRTNMTLAQALARWIGSQDTLVPLQQVVPPDVSEEDFQKFNEAAFVGSEAAATVAAMNYLGKPTTVVVHDVVDDSAAQDILAAGDVITAVDGVEVSEPGEVQDAVLAHAPGGTITLTIAREGQTRDVEVELGENPQSPGAAQLGILMTSEPAGGISVEYNLNDVGGPSAGMMFSLAVIDKLSPGALNGGNFVAGTGTISEDGEVGPIGGITHKIRAARDTGAELFLAPEGNCAEASRVNSGDMVVASVATLDDAVRAMADFNEGRDVHTCS
- a CDS encoding M48 family metallopeptidase; the protein is MWSTEQVRVIRSPRRRRTVQARLNGSVVEVRIPATFTARQEREAVEEMLGRLERKAMASVSSDEELLQRAQRLNKEVLASRARVTTIRWSPRQNFRWGSCTVATGEIRISDRLKHVPDYVLDAVIVHELAHTIVAEHSAQFWELADRAPLAERAKGYLEAYQRFGS